A genomic segment from Thermostichus lividus PCC 6715 encodes:
- a CDS encoding DUF4346 domain-containing protein has translation MQQPRKIEVEWLEDAVVLSKAERDALDNKLSQRFIHLDPAGYFIIYIDHEQQRIWMKHYPNAINEKGLAVDPQTGEPIPTKGKVLREPDVVLSGRTAKELCIELFEKERKFVTMFDHAAYLGRELMRAQFCLDAGIDYIQD, from the coding sequence ATGCAGCAACCCCGTAAAATAGAGGTTGAATGGCTAGAGGATGCAGTAGTCTTGAGTAAAGCGGAACGGGATGCCTTGGACAACAAACTGTCGCAGCGGTTTATTCACCTTGATCCAGCGGGTTACTTCATCATCTACATTGATCACGAGCAGCAACGTATCTGGATGAAGCACTACCCCAATGCCATCAATGAAAAAGGCTTAGCCGTTGATCCACAGACGGGGGAACCTATCCCCACTAAGGGGAAGGTACTGCGGGAACCGGATGTGGTTCTCAGCGGTCGTACGGCAAAGGAGTTGTGCATTGAACTCTTTGAAAAAGAGCGAAAGTTCGTCACAATGTTTGACCATGCGGCTTACCTTGGCCGCGAGCTAATGCGGGCACAGTTCTGTTTGGACGCGGGCATTGACTATATTCAAGATTAG